One Candidatus Binatia bacterium DNA window includes the following coding sequences:
- a CDS encoding CDP-alcohol phosphatidyltransferase, whose protein sequence is MNAGSPRVRLLPATTLNVPNTLTFLRVLAIPAFLVCLTDRRFGAALCIFVFAGITDAVDGAVARLTNTHTSVGAALDPLADKLLMVSAFSVLGWYGAVWPWLAVLVLSREALLLLGYLVLALRGQAMEIRPSALGKVNTFCQLFTVGFALLALARPDLPLGPARTVAQSVTAATTASSGAQYLYRGLLWAQNAGKESPGKAARS, encoded by the coding sequence GTGAACGCCGGAAGCCCGCGCGTGAGACTTTTGCCGGCAACCACCCTCAACGTACCGAATACGCTCACGTTCTTGCGTGTCCTGGCGATTCCGGCTTTCCTCGTCTGCCTGACGGACCGTCGTTTCGGCGCGGCGCTCTGCATTTTCGTCTTCGCGGGCATCACCGACGCGGTGGACGGTGCAGTGGCGCGGCTCACGAACACACACACGAGCGTCGGCGCGGCGCTCGACCCGCTGGCCGACAAGCTCCTGATGGTGAGCGCGTTTTCCGTGCTCGGCTGGTACGGTGCCGTGTGGCCCTGGCTCGCCGTGCTGGTGCTCAGCCGTGAAGCGCTGCTCCTTCTCGGCTATCTCGTGCTCGCACTCCGCGGGCAAGCGATGGAAATCCGCCCGAGTGCGCTCGGCAAGGTGAACACCTTCTGCCAGCTCTTCACCGTGGGGTTCGCGCTGCTGGCTCTGGCGAGGCCCGACCTCCCGCTGGGCCCGGCTCGAACCGTGGCTCAGAGCGTCACGGCGGCGACGACGGCGTCTTCGGGCGCGCAGTACCTCTACAGGGGGCTCCTCTGGGCCCAGAACGCCGGGAAGGAAAGCCCGGGAAAGGCGGCGCGGTCGTGA
- the pyrB gene encoding aspartate carbamoyltransferase: protein MFDRKDLLGLEGLAEEELLFLLDTAASFKEISERDIKKVPALRGKTIVSLFCEPSTRTRASFEIAAKRLSADFVSLSSATASVAKGETLLDTARNLAAMKPDALVIRHPSAGAAAFLSRRVPCAVINAGDGSHEHPTQALLDLLTIRERKGKIRGLRVAIVGDILHSRVARSNLFALTTLGAEVCLVGPPTLVPPVFSRWAEVRHELRSGIRGADVVIVLRLQRERQTTHFFPTLEEYAHYFCLTPEALRSARPDAIVLHPGPLNRGVEISSEVADSQRAVILEQVANGIAVRMAVLYLLVGSRRGVASEPAAEWRAVNRTA, encoded by the coding sequence ATGTTCGACCGAAAGGACCTGCTGGGTCTCGAAGGGCTCGCCGAGGAAGAACTTCTTTTCCTCCTCGACACGGCGGCGTCCTTCAAGGAAATCTCGGAGCGGGACATCAAGAAGGTCCCGGCGCTCCGGGGCAAGACGATCGTGAGCCTTTTTTGCGAACCGAGCACCCGAACCCGGGCGTCCTTCGAGATCGCGGCCAAGCGGCTGAGCGCCGACTTCGTGAGCCTCTCGTCGGCCACCGCGAGCGTCGCCAAAGGCGAAACACTTCTCGACACGGCTCGCAACCTTGCGGCCATGAAGCCGGACGCCCTCGTGATTCGCCACCCCTCGGCCGGAGCTGCCGCCTTTCTCTCGCGCAGGGTCCCGTGCGCGGTCATCAACGCGGGGGACGGGAGCCACGAACATCCCACCCAAGCCTTGCTCGACCTGCTCACGATCCGCGAACGCAAGGGGAAAATCCGCGGCCTGCGTGTGGCCATCGTGGGAGACATTCTGCACAGCCGCGTCGCGCGCTCGAACCTCTTCGCCCTGACGACGCTCGGAGCCGAGGTGTGTCTCGTCGGACCGCCCACCCTCGTTCCTCCCGTCTTCTCCCGCTGGGCCGAGGTGCGCCACGAGCTACGGAGTGGCATCCGGGGCGCCGACGTGGTGATCGTGCTGCGGTTGCAACGCGAACGCCAGACGACCCACTTCTTTCCGACTCTCGAAGAGTACGCCCATTACTTCTGCCTCACCCCGGAAGCGCTGCGTTCGGCGCGACCGGACGCCATCGTTCTCCATCCCGGGCCGCTCAACCGTGGCGTCGAGATCTCGAGCGAGGTCGCCGACAGCCAGCGGGCGGTCATCCTGGAACAGGTAGCCAACGGCATCGCCGTCCGGATGGCGGTCCTCTACCTCCTCGTCGGAAGCCGCCGGGGTGTGGCGAGCGAGCCGGCCGCCGAGTGGCGCGCCGTCAACCGTACCGCCTGA
- the pyrR gene encoding bifunctional protein PyrR has translation MTRPEKVILDAAAVDRALTRMAHEIVERNRGLGRLALVGIRTRGAYLAERLREKIAGIEGEKPPTGVVDITLYRDDLGRARQQPVVKGTEIPFPVDDLQVVLVDDVLYTGRTVRAALDALVDLGRPRRVQLAVLVDRGHRELPIRADFVGKNLPTSRSESVRVRLAECDGVDEVVLLPVAEEGGA, from the coding sequence ATGACGCGGCCCGAGAAAGTCATCCTGGACGCCGCGGCCGTCGACCGGGCCCTGACCCGCATGGCGCACGAGATCGTCGAACGCAACCGCGGCCTCGGCCGGCTCGCCCTGGTCGGGATTCGAACACGCGGGGCCTACCTGGCCGAGAGGCTCCGGGAGAAGATCGCCGGCATCGAAGGAGAGAAACCTCCGACGGGCGTCGTCGACATCACGCTCTACCGCGACGACCTCGGCCGGGCGCGCCAGCAGCCGGTCGTCAAGGGGACCGAGATTCCCTTTCCCGTGGACGACCTGCAGGTCGTGCTGGTGGACGACGTGCTCTACACCGGCCGAACCGTCCGGGCGGCGCTCGACGCGCTGGTCGACCTCGGGCGGCCGAGGAGAGTCCAGCTCGCCGTCCTGGTGGATCGGGGGCACAGGGAACTTCCCATCCGGGCGGACTTCGTGGGCAAGAACCTGCCCACGTCCCGGAGCGAATCCGTGCGGGTGCGACTGGCGGAGTGCGACGGGGTCGACGAGGTCGTGCTCCTGCCCGTGGCCGAAGAGGGGGGGGCGTGA
- the carA gene encoding carbamoyl-phosphate synthase small chain — MSAREPALLALADGTVFRGLAFSPGETVAEIVFHTGMTGYQEILTDPSYHGQMVVMTYPEIGNVGVNDEDVESRRPFVQGFVVKEYWERHSNWRAKKSLASYLREHGIPGIEGIDTRALVRHIRDRGAQMAALSTIDLDPDRLVRKAREAPGLIGRDLVREVTCSEPYEWTQGTWRLGEGYREQPPDSERPFVVAYDYGVKRNILRQLVETGFRVRVVPASTPARDVLALRPDGVFLSNGPGDPDAVPYAVGIVRDLLGKVPIFGICLGHQILALALGGKTYKLKFGHHGANQPVLDLETRRVEITSQNHGFAVDLESLPDTVELSHVNLNDRTVEGFRHARLPVFSVQYHPEASPGPHDASYLFHRFFSLVRREKGS; from the coding sequence ATGTCCGCCCGAGAACCCGCTCTTCTGGCCCTCGCCGACGGCACGGTGTTTCGCGGCCTCGCGTTCTCCCCGGGGGAGACCGTGGCCGAGATCGTTTTCCATACCGGAATGACGGGCTACCAGGAGATCCTGACCGACCCTTCCTACCACGGGCAGATGGTGGTCATGACGTACCCCGAGATCGGGAACGTGGGGGTCAACGACGAGGACGTGGAATCGCGAAGGCCCTTCGTGCAGGGCTTCGTCGTCAAGGAATACTGGGAGCGGCACAGCAACTGGCGGGCGAAAAAAAGCCTCGCTTCCTACCTCCGCGAGCACGGGATCCCGGGCATCGAGGGGATCGACACCCGGGCGCTCGTGCGCCACATCCGGGACCGGGGAGCCCAGATGGCCGCGCTTTCCACGATCGATCTCGATCCCGATCGCCTCGTGCGAAAGGCCAGGGAGGCTCCGGGACTGATCGGGCGGGATCTGGTCCGGGAGGTCACCTGTTCCGAGCCCTACGAGTGGACGCAAGGAACCTGGAGGCTCGGGGAAGGCTATCGCGAACAGCCCCCCGACTCCGAGAGGCCCTTCGTCGTGGCGTACGACTACGGGGTGAAGCGCAACATCCTCCGCCAGCTCGTCGAGACGGGATTCCGAGTCCGGGTCGTCCCGGCCTCGACCCCCGCACGCGACGTCCTGGCGCTCCGGCCCGACGGGGTCTTCCTGTCCAACGGCCCGGGCGACCCCGACGCCGTACCGTACGCGGTCGGCATCGTGCGGGATCTTCTGGGGAAGGTGCCCATCTTCGGGATTTGCCTCGGGCACCAGATTCTGGCCCTCGCCCTCGGCGGGAAGACCTACAAGCTCAAGTTCGGCCACCACGGGGCCAACCAACCGGTCCTCGATCTCGAGACGCGCAGGGTCGAGATCACGTCGCAGAACCACGGCTTCGCCGTCGACCTCGAATCGCTCCCCGACACGGTCGAGCTCAGCCACGTCAACCTGAACGATCGTACCGTCGAAGGCTTCCGCCACGCACGCCTCCCCGTCTTTTCCGTGCAGTACCACCCCGAGGCTTCTCCCGGTCCCCACGACGCGAGCTACCTTTTCCACCGCTTCTTTTCGCTCGTTCGCCGGGAGAAGGGGTCCTGA
- the pyrC gene encoding dihydroorotase has protein sequence METTPSRILITGGIVIDPANDVEGARDLLVEDGRIRSVTEPGGLDRHAQGARRIDARDLLVLPGLVDMHVHLREPGFEYRETIATGTLAAVAGGFTSVACMANTNPVNDNAAVTEYILERAREVARANVFPVGAVSQGLEGRCLAEIGEMRRAGIVAISDDGRPVADGSLMRRALEYASMFDLPVLAHEEDPSLAQGGVAHEGEWSVRLGLRGIPSAAEESMVARDLALLPLTGGRLHVAHVSTRGTVELVRRAKEKGLPVTAEVTPHHLLLTEEALREYDTNAKMRPPLRSAEDREALVLALEDGTIDAIATDHAPHHPDEKDVEFEQALDGVIGLETALPLVFSLAAERNIPLRTVVRAMTVAPARILGIDRGTLSVGAVADITLFDPEVRWTYSARDGCSKSRNSPFDGWELRGRVRMTLVGGRIVWPLGPTGTIAGS, from the coding sequence ATGGAGACGACCCCCTCGCGAATCCTGATTACCGGCGGAATCGTGATCGACCCGGCGAACGACGTCGAGGGAGCGAGGGATCTCCTCGTCGAGGACGGACGGATCCGTTCCGTCACCGAACCCGGCGGGCTGGATCGTCACGCGCAGGGAGCGCGGCGGATCGACGCTCGCGACCTTCTGGTTCTCCCGGGCCTCGTCGACATGCACGTCCATCTCCGGGAACCGGGCTTCGAATACCGCGAGACCATCGCGACCGGCACGCTCGCGGCCGTGGCCGGCGGCTTCACGTCGGTCGCCTGCATGGCCAACACGAATCCCGTGAACGACAACGCGGCCGTGACGGAATACATTCTCGAGCGGGCCCGCGAAGTCGCCCGGGCCAACGTGTTTCCCGTGGGGGCCGTCTCGCAGGGGCTCGAAGGCCGGTGCCTGGCGGAGATCGGCGAAATGCGGCGCGCCGGTATCGTCGCGATCTCGGACGACGGGAGACCCGTCGCCGACGGGAGCCTCATGCGACGGGCTCTGGAGTACGCGAGCATGTTCGACCTCCCGGTCCTCGCCCACGAAGAAGACCCGTCGCTCGCGCAGGGCGGGGTGGCACACGAGGGGGAGTGGAGCGTACGGCTCGGCCTCCGCGGGATTCCGTCCGCGGCGGAGGAATCCATGGTGGCGAGGGATCTCGCTTTGCTTCCGCTCACGGGGGGAAGGCTTCACGTCGCCCACGTCAGCACGCGGGGCACCGTGGAGCTCGTCCGGCGCGCGAAGGAAAAGGGGCTCCCGGTCACGGCGGAGGTCACGCCCCACCATCTTCTGCTGACGGAAGAAGCGCTGAGAGAGTACGACACGAACGCCAAAATGAGGCCGCCGCTCCGGTCGGCCGAAGACCGCGAGGCCCTCGTTCTCGCGCTCGAGGACGGCACGATCGACGCGATCGCCACGGATCACGCCCCCCACCATCCGGACGAAAAGGACGTCGAATTCGAGCAGGCGCTCGACGGGGTGATCGGGCTCGAGACGGCGCTGCCCCTGGTGTTCTCCCTCGCCGCGGAACGAAACATCCCGCTGCGGACCGTCGTGCGGGCGATGACCGTCGCCCCGGCCCGGATCCTGGGCATCGACCGGGGCACGCTGTCGGTCGGCGCCGTCGCCGACATCACCCTCTTCGACCCGGAGGTCCGCTGGACCTACTCGGCGCGCGACGGCTGCTCGAAATCCCGCAACAGCCCCTTCGACGGCTGGGAACTGCGGGGCCGCGTTCGGATGACGCTCGTGGGCGGGAGGATCGTGTGGCCGCTCGGGCCCACGGGAACCATCGCAGGGAGCTAG